In Epilithonimonas zeae, a single window of DNA contains:
- a CDS encoding FeoB-associated Cys-rich membrane protein, which translates to MDNSLTLQYVIIGLIVLTAVYAIVRKLTKTFSKKDNGKNCGPDCGCS; encoded by the coding sequence ATGGACAATTCATTAACCTTACAATATGTAATTATAGGACTTATCGTTTTAACGGCTGTTTATGCAATTGTCAGAAAGCTTACAAAAACATTTTCCAAAAAAGATAACGGAAAAAACTGCGGTCCGGATTGTGGCTGTTCTTAA
- a CDS encoding DUF4421 family protein — protein sequence MRILTFILLNFCVLTFAQNDSINNKVISYDDKIILRLNFDTNIDNYVISSKGLDIKPRLNLNNKINTTIGFDYKIVSATVSFAPNFLQGNNNGLKGKSSFANYTFRFFPKNIIQTLSYKNSKGYYISNTQDFVSNWQRGKDPYLTFPNLRIQSFGGSTSYIFNKNFSLKGIYYQKEWQEASSGSFVPSINYEYVLFSDNLNSIKSREHQLDLSFDVGYHYNYVATKHFNIAPFVFAGLGKKWSSYKADITKDEKEKQNFFTQNFGAGLHLGYNSEKIFFGSKFNYSGSHYDDNGSNIINNNFYVLLFFGYRLNAPSKVKKVYEKIQDKIPEL from the coding sequence ATGCGAATCCTCACTTTTATTTTGCTCAATTTCTGCGTACTAACATTTGCACAGAATGACAGCATCAATAATAAAGTGATTTCCTACGACGACAAAATCATTCTTCGCCTTAATTTTGATACCAACATTGATAATTATGTTATTTCTTCCAAAGGATTAGATATAAAACCAAGGTTGAATCTCAACAATAAAATCAACACCACTATTGGGTTTGATTATAAAATCGTCAGTGCAACTGTATCTTTCGCTCCCAATTTTTTACAAGGGAACAACAACGGTTTAAAGGGAAAAAGCAGTTTTGCCAATTATACTTTCAGATTCTTTCCAAAAAACATTATTCAGACACTTTCATACAAGAATAGCAAAGGGTATTATATCAGTAATACTCAAGATTTCGTAAGCAATTGGCAAAGAGGTAAAGACCCTTATCTGACTTTTCCGAATCTCAGAATCCAAAGTTTTGGAGGTTCAACTTCTTATATTTTTAATAAGAATTTTTCTCTTAAAGGAATTTATTATCAAAAAGAATGGCAGGAAGCGAGCAGTGGAAGTTTTGTGCCGTCCATCAATTATGAATATGTCCTTTTTTCTGATAATCTGAACTCTATAAAATCCAGAGAACATCAATTGGATTTGAGTTTTGATGTTGGTTATCATTATAATTATGTTGCCACAAAACACTTTAATATTGCACCATTTGTCTTTGCAGGATTAGGAAAAAAATGGAGTAGTTATAAAGCCGACATCACAAAAGATGAAAAAGAAAAACAGAACTTTTTTACTCAGAATTTCGGTGCTGGTTTGCATCTAGGTTATAATTCTGAGAAAATTTTCTTCGGTTCCAAATTCAATTATTCCGGTAGTCATTATGATGACAATGGCTCTAATATTATCAATAATAATTTCTATGTTCTTTTATTTTTCGGTTATAGGTTAAATGCACCTTCGAAAGTGAAAAAGGTCTATGAAAAAATTCAGGATAAAATACCTGAGCTTTAA